A window of the Halopseudomonas phragmitis genome harbors these coding sequences:
- the mfd gene encoding transcription-repair coupling factor: MPSTPTILTLPELSQTRSLWSGLQGAAQALAIAEAASTHSGLSLVITKDSAEADRLERELRFFAPALPVLSFPDWETLAYDRFSPHQDIISQRLRALHQLPQVKQGILVVPMTTLLQRIAPRGFLAGSVLMLEVGQRLDMEAMRLDLDAAGYRCVDTVYEHGDYAVRGALLDLYPMGSRLPYRIDLFDDDIETLRTFDPETQRSIDKVERIHLLPAKEFPLDKSALTGFRARFRERFDVDYRRCPIYQDLSEGLVPPGIEYYLPLFFDELGTLFDYLPANTQLFSLPEIEAAAEHFWQDVRSRYEDQRIDPTRPLLPPSALFLAVEECFAKIKQYPRVICHQNQQPAAVGHSIFACPQPPELTVDNKREQPLEALLGFIDRFPGRIAFIAETAGRREALLDLFKPAELSPEAFEDWPAFLASDSRLGLLIAPIDQGLICEHPPVALIAESQLFGQRVMQRRRRGKATDLGDAVIRNLTELREGAPVVHIDHGVGRYRGLTNLEIDDQQAEFLMLEYADEAKLYVPVSNLHLIARYSGAEDDSAPLHRLGSEQWQKAKRKAAEQVRDVAAELLDVYARRAARKGFSFAHPERDYQAFAEAFPFEETADQQAAIEAVINDMLSNKPMDRLVCGDVGFGKTEVAMRAAFIAVHSGKQVAVLVPTTLLAQQHYNSFRDRFADWPVKVEVMSRFKSGKEVKSAISELGEGKVDIIIGTHKLLQDDIQFKDLGLVIIDEEHRFGVRQKERLKALRSEVDVLTLTATPIPRTLNMAMSGMRDLSIIATPPARRLSVKTFVMQQQPAVVKEAILRELLRGGQVYFLHNEVETIEKCAADLAELVPEARIGISHGQMPERALEQVMRDFYHRRFNVLVTSTIIETGIDVPSANTIIIERADKFGLAQLHQLRGRVGRSHHQAYAYLLTPHGKKVTSDAEKRLEAIAAAQDLGAGFTLATHDLEIRGAGELLGDGQSGQIQAVGFTLYMEMLERAVKAIQQGKQPELEQPLSGGPDINLRLPALIPDDYLPDVHARLILYKRIANAGDDEQLKDLQVEMIDRFGLLPEPVKTLFRVTSLKLRCEPLGVVKVDVGPEHGRLEFGTNTAVDPLTLVRLIQDSPQRYRLEGATIFRFNAPMGNAELRLNTLEALIDRLQQPTETTGKGKRP; encoded by the coding sequence ATGCCGTCCACACCGACGATCCTCACTCTTCCCGAGCTCAGCCAGACCCGCAGCCTTTGGAGCGGGCTCCAGGGCGCCGCCCAGGCGTTGGCTATCGCCGAAGCCGCCAGCACCCACTCGGGCCTGAGCCTGGTCATCACCAAGGACAGCGCCGAAGCTGACCGGCTGGAGCGAGAACTGAGATTCTTTGCCCCGGCACTGCCAGTACTCAGTTTTCCGGACTGGGAAACCCTGGCCTACGACCGTTTCTCACCACACCAGGACATCATCTCCCAGCGCCTGAGGGCCTTGCACCAGTTACCCCAGGTCAAACAGGGCATTCTGGTCGTCCCCATGACCACTCTGCTACAGCGCATTGCCCCGCGCGGCTTTCTGGCCGGCTCGGTACTGATGCTCGAAGTTGGTCAGCGGCTGGACATGGAAGCCATGCGCCTGGATCTGGACGCCGCCGGCTACCGCTGCGTCGACACTGTTTATGAACATGGCGACTACGCCGTCCGCGGCGCCCTGCTCGATCTCTACCCGATGGGTAGTCGACTACCCTACCGGATCGACCTGTTCGATGACGATATCGAAACCCTGCGCACCTTCGACCCGGAAACCCAACGCTCGATCGACAAGGTCGAACGTATTCACCTGTTGCCGGCCAAGGAATTCCCGCTCGACAAGTCAGCCCTGACCGGCTTTCGCGCCCGTTTCCGCGAGCGCTTCGATGTCGACTACCGGCGCTGTCCGATTTATCAGGACCTGAGCGAAGGTCTGGTACCACCAGGCATTGAGTATTACCTGCCGCTGTTCTTTGACGAGTTGGGCACCCTGTTCGACTACCTTCCGGCCAACACCCAGCTTTTCAGCCTGCCGGAGATCGAAGCAGCCGCAGAGCATTTCTGGCAGGACGTACGCAGCCGCTATGAAGACCAGCGCATCGACCCGACCCGGCCCCTGTTGCCGCCCAGTGCACTATTTCTCGCCGTTGAAGAGTGCTTCGCCAAGATCAAGCAGTACCCTCGGGTCATCTGCCATCAGAACCAGCAACCGGCCGCCGTCGGTCACAGTATCTTTGCCTGCCCCCAGCCCCCCGAGCTGACGGTCGATAACAAGCGTGAACAGCCGCTCGAGGCGCTGCTCGGTTTCATCGACCGGTTTCCCGGACGGATCGCCTTCATCGCCGAAACTGCTGGGCGCCGGGAGGCGTTGCTCGACCTGTTCAAGCCGGCCGAACTGAGCCCGGAGGCGTTCGAAGACTGGCCAGCCTTTCTTGCCAGTGACAGCCGCCTTGGCCTGCTGATCGCGCCGATTGACCAGGGCCTGATCTGCGAACACCCGCCAGTAGCGCTGATCGCCGAAAGCCAGCTGTTTGGCCAGCGGGTCATGCAGCGCCGTCGGCGCGGCAAGGCGACCGACTTGGGCGATGCAGTCATCCGCAACCTCACCGAACTGCGCGAAGGCGCCCCGGTGGTGCATATCGACCATGGCGTTGGACGCTATCGCGGACTGACCAATCTGGAAATCGACGATCAGCAGGCCGAGTTCCTGATGCTCGAATACGCCGACGAGGCCAAGCTCTACGTTCCGGTCTCCAACCTGCACCTGATCGCCCGCTACAGCGGTGCCGAGGACGACAGCGCGCCACTGCACCGGCTTGGCTCCGAACAGTGGCAGAAAGCCAAGCGCAAGGCTGCCGAGCAGGTCCGCGACGTAGCCGCCGAACTGCTCGACGTCTACGCCCGCCGTGCCGCACGCAAGGGCTTCAGCTTCGCCCATCCCGAGCGTGATTATCAGGCCTTCGCCGAAGCCTTTCCGTTCGAGGAGACCGCCGACCAGCAGGCTGCGATCGAGGCGGTCATCAACGACATGCTTAGCAACAAACCCATGGATCGCCTGGTCTGCGGCGATGTCGGCTTCGGCAAGACCGAAGTCGCCATGCGCGCCGCGTTCATCGCCGTCCACAGCGGCAAGCAGGTAGCGGTACTGGTACCCACTACCCTGCTGGCTCAGCAGCACTACAACAGCTTCCGTGACCGCTTTGCCGACTGGCCGGTCAAGGTCGAAGTCATGTCCCGGTTCAAATCGGGCAAAGAGGTCAAGAGCGCCATCAGCGAGCTGGGCGAAGGCAAAGTCGACATCATCATCGGCACCCACAAGCTGCTGCAGGACGACATTCAGTTCAAGGATCTTGGCCTGGTAATCATCGATGAAGAACACCGCTTTGGCGTGCGCCAGAAGGAACGCCTCAAGGCGCTGCGAAGCGAGGTCGACGTACTTACCCTGACCGCCACGCCAATTCCGCGAACCCTGAACATGGCAATGTCCGGCATGCGCGACCTGTCGATCATCGCCACCCCGCCGGCCCGCCGGCTGTCGGTAAAGACCTTCGTCATGCAGCAACAGCCGGCAGTGGTCAAGGAGGCGATTCTGCGCGAACTGCTGCGCGGCGGCCAGGTGTACTTCCTGCACAACGAGGTGGAAACCATCGAGAAGTGTGCTGCCGATCTGGCCGAACTGGTACCCGAAGCCAGGATCGGCATCAGTCATGGCCAGATGCCCGAACGCGCGCTGGAACAGGTCATGCGCGACTTCTATCATCGCCGCTTCAACGTTCTGGTGACCTCGACCATCATTGAAACAGGGATCGACGTACCCAGCGCCAACACCATCATTATCGAACGCGCCGACAAATTCGGCCTGGCCCAGTTGCATCAGCTACGCGGCCGGGTCGGGCGCAGTCACCACCAGGCCTACGCCTACCTGCTGACCCCACATGGCAAAAAAGTCACCAGCGATGCGGAAAAACGCCTGGAGGCCATTGCCGCTGCCCAGGACTTGGGCGCGGGTTTCACCCTGGCCACCCACGATCTGGAAATCCGCGGCGCTGGCGAACTGCTGGGCGATGGCCAGAGCGGCCAGATTCAAGCCGTTGGCTTCACCTTGTACATGGAAATGCTCGAGCGCGCGGTCAAAGCCATCCAGCAGGGCAAGCAGCCAGAGCTGGAACAGCCGTTGTCCGGCGGACCTGACATCAACCTGCGTCTACCTGCGTTGATTCCTGACGACTACCTGCCCGACGTACATGCGCGACTAATTCTCTACAAGCGCATCGCCAACGCCGGCGACGATGAGCAACTCAAAGACCTGCAGGTGGAAATGATCGACCGCTTCGGCCTGCTGCCCGAACCAGTCAAGACTCTGTTCCGGGTAACCTCGCTGAAACTGCGCTGCGAACCACTGGGCGTGGTCAAGGTCGATGTTGGCCCCGAACATGGTCGCCTGGAATTCGGCACCAACACCGCAGTCGACCCACTGACGCTGGTACGACTGATTCAGGACAGCCCACAACGCTACCGGCTTGAAGGCGCTACCATATTCCGCTTCAATGCCCCCATGGGCAATGCCGAGCTGCGTCTGAACACGCTTGAAGCCCTGATTGATCGCCTGCAACAACCCACAGAAACAACCGGCAAAGGAAAACGCCCATGA
- a CDS encoding glyceraldehyde-3-phosphate dehydrogenase: MTQAQFEQCLDKWTEREATAEAMIPLIGRLYREHNVVTSIYGRGLVNRSVISILKSHRFARQIDDAELSVRDSYKIIQKLLELDLGPASIDLARLIDKFNKSGSGDLDAFLRQELASVIGHKGEKRQGRDVVLYGFGRIGRLLARILVEKTGAGDGLRLRAIVVRKGAENDLAKRASLLRRDSVHGSFQGTITIDEENNTITANGVQIQVIYAKDPSAVDYSQYGIEDAIVVDNTGVWRDEAGLSQHLECKGASQVVLTAPGKGNIKNIVHGINHAAVTPDDKIISAASCTTNAIVPVLKAINDKFGIVNGHVETVHSYTNDQNLIDNFHKGNRRGRSAALNMVITETGAAKAVAKALPELTGKLSGNAIRVPTPNVSMAILNLNLEKSTNRDEVNEYLRHMALHSDLHKQIDFTNSQEVVSTDFVGSRHAGVVDAEATICNDNRVILYVWYDNEFGYSCQVVRILEDMAHVNPPAFPA, encoded by the coding sequence GTGACTCAAGCCCAATTCGAGCAGTGTCTGGACAAATGGACAGAGCGTGAAGCCACCGCCGAGGCGATGATTCCCCTGATCGGGCGTCTCTACCGTGAACACAATGTGGTCACTTCCATCTACGGTCGCGGCCTGGTTAACCGTTCGGTGATCAGTATCCTCAAGTCGCACCGTTTCGCCCGTCAGATCGACGATGCCGAGCTGTCGGTGCGGGACAGCTACAAGATCATCCAGAAGTTGCTGGAACTGGATCTGGGCCCAGCCTCCATCGATCTGGCCCGCCTGATCGACAAGTTCAACAAGTCCGGTAGCGGTGATCTGGATGCCTTCCTGCGTCAGGAACTGGCCAGCGTCATTGGCCACAAGGGCGAGAAGCGTCAAGGCCGTGACGTGGTGCTGTATGGCTTCGGTCGCATCGGCCGCTTGCTGGCCCGGATTCTGGTCGAAAAGACCGGTGCTGGTGATGGCCTGCGCCTGCGCGCCATCGTCGTGCGCAAGGGTGCCGAGAACGATCTGGCCAAGCGCGCCAGCCTGCTGCGTCGTGATTCGGTGCATGGTTCGTTCCAGGGCACTATCACCATCGATGAAGAAAACAACACCATTACTGCCAACGGTGTGCAGATCCAGGTGATTTACGCCAAGGATCCGTCGGCAGTCGACTACAGCCAGTACGGCATTGAAGACGCTATCGTCGTCGATAATACCGGTGTCTGGCGCGACGAGGCCGGTCTGTCCCAGCACCTGGAGTGTAAGGGTGCCAGTCAGGTGGTGCTGACTGCGCCGGGCAAGGGCAACATCAAGAACATCGTGCACGGCATCAACCATGCTGCGGTAACCCCGGATGACAAGATCATTTCTGCCGCTTCCTGTACAACCAACGCCATTGTGCCGGTGCTTAAGGCCATCAATGACAAGTTCGGTATCGTCAATGGCCACGTTGAGACTGTTCACTCGTACACCAACGACCAAAACCTGATCGACAACTTCCACAAGGGCAATCGCCGTGGTCGTAGTGCTGCGTTGAACATGGTGATCACCGAGACCGGTGCCGCCAAGGCCGTGGCCAAGGCGCTGCCGGAGTTGACTGGAAAGCTGTCTGGTAACGCCATTCGGGTACCAACCCCGAACGTGTCGATGGCGATCCTGAATCTGAATCTGGAAAAGTCGACCAATCGCGACGAAGTCAACGAGTACCTGCGCCACATGGCTCTGCACTCGGACCTGCACAAGCAGATTGACTTCACCAACTCGCAGGAAGTGGTCTCGACTGACTTTGTAGGTTCGCGTCACGCGGGTGTGGTGGACGCCGAAGCGACCATCTGCAACGACAACCGGGTAATTCTCTACGTCTGGTACGACAACGAGTTTGGTTACAGCTGTCAGGTGGTGCGTATCCTGGAAGATATGGCCCATGTCAACCCGCCGGCTTTTCCGGCCTGA
- a CDS encoding Na(+)-translocating NADH-quinone reductase subunit A → MIKIKRGLDLPITGSPEQRIEDARPVRSVAVVGFDYHGMKPTMEVREGDRVKLGQILFSDKKTPGVIYTAPASGVVSAINRGEKRVLQSVVIDIDGDEQVTFDAHDAGKLDTLDPQQVRDQLISSGLWTALRTRPYSKVPAVDSKPSSIFVTAIDTHPLAADPAVVIKAHAADFENGLKVLARLGKIWLCKAEGVSLPGEGVAGVSTESFAGPHPAGLSGTHIHHLDPVNDHKQVWQVFPQDVIAIGKLFTEGKIWTERVVALAGPQVDNPRLLKTRLGANLEELTAGELKPGNNRIISGSVFGGRNARGPVGYLGRYHQLVSVLREGSEREMMHYLRAGVNKHSVLNIFVSKLNPAKLFDFSTSTNGSPRAMVPVGNYEEVMPLDILPTQLLRYLIVGDTDMAQKLGCLELDEEDLALCTYVCAGKYEYGPILRDNLTRIEKEG, encoded by the coding sequence ATGATAAAAATCAAACGGGGCTTGGATCTGCCAATCACCGGCTCACCCGAGCAGCGTATCGAGGATGCCCGTCCCGTACGCAGCGTAGCCGTTGTCGGTTTTGATTACCACGGTATGAAACCGACCATGGAAGTGCGCGAAGGTGACCGGGTCAAATTGGGTCAGATTCTGTTCAGCGACAAGAAAACGCCCGGCGTGATCTATACCGCGCCTGCCAGTGGTGTTGTCAGTGCCATCAATCGAGGCGAGAAGCGCGTCCTGCAGTCGGTAGTCATCGATATCGATGGCGACGAGCAGGTGACCTTCGATGCCCATGACGCTGGCAAGCTGGACACCCTGGATCCGCAGCAGGTGCGTGATCAACTGATCAGCTCCGGTCTGTGGACTGCTCTGCGCACGCGGCCCTATAGCAAGGTGCCGGCTGTTGACAGCAAGCCCAGCTCAATCTTCGTAACCGCAATCGATACCCATCCGCTGGCGGCTGATCCGGCTGTGGTCATCAAAGCCCATGCGGCCGACTTTGAAAACGGTCTCAAGGTTCTGGCCCGTCTCGGCAAGATCTGGCTGTGCAAGGCCGAAGGCGTCAGCCTGCCGGGCGAGGGCGTGGCCGGTGTCAGCACTGAGAGCTTTGCTGGTCCGCACCCTGCTGGCCTGTCCGGCACCCATATCCATCACCTGGATCCGGTCAATGACCACAAGCAGGTCTGGCAGGTATTCCCGCAGGACGTGATTGCTATCGGCAAGCTGTTTACCGAAGGCAAGATCTGGACCGAGCGCGTTGTCGCACTGGCCGGCCCGCAAGTCGACAATCCGCGCCTGCTCAAGACTCGTCTGGGCGCCAATCTGGAAGAGCTGACCGCTGGTGAACTCAAACCAGGCAACAACCGGATTATCTCCGGTTCGGTGTTCGGTGGTCGCAATGCCCGTGGTCCGGTCGGCTATCTGGGTCGTTACCATCAACTGGTGTCGGTACTGCGTGAAGGCAGTGAGCGGGAAATGATGCATTACCTGCGCGCTGGGGTTAACAAGCACTCGGTGCTGAACATCTTCGTTTCCAAACTGAATCCGGCCAAGCTGTTCGACTTCAGCACTTCGACCAACGGTAGCCCGCGGGCCATGGTGCCGGTCGGGAACTATGAAGAAGTGATGCCGCTGGACATCCTGCCGACCCAATTGCTGCGCTATCTGATCGTCGGTGATACCGACATGGCGCAAAAACTGGGCTGCCTGGAGCTGGACGAGGAAGATCTGGCTCTGTGCACCTACGTGTGCGCCGGCAAGTATGAATACGGCCCGATCCTGCGGGACAACTTGACCCGCATCGAGAAGGAGGGTTAA